In one window of Arachis ipaensis cultivar K30076 chromosome B06, Araip1.1, whole genome shotgun sequence DNA:
- the LOC107646236 gene encoding probable serine/threonine-protein kinase PBL21, protein MLSLLHHSNLVNLIGYCTDGEQRLLVYEYMPMGSLEDHLFAADPTLNNKEGGLSWITRMKIAAGAARGLEYLHCKANPPVIYRDLKSANILLDNDFNPKLSDFGLAKLGPVGDNTHVSTRVMGTYGYCAPEYAMSGKLTLKSDIYSFGVVLLELITGRKAMDFTRKQGSQNLVSWARAFLSDRKKFRQMVDPRLRGSYPVRCMHHAICITAMCLQDQPIFRPHVRDIVAALDYIVSQSILELDKHGRLSDINSSQQEPQPQIATS, encoded by the exons ATGCTTAGCCTCCTCCACCATTCTAATCTCGTTAACTTGATTGGCTATTGCACCGATGGTGAGCAGAGGCTGTTGGTGTATGAATATATGCCCATGGGTAGCCTTGAAGATCATCTTTTtg CAGCGGATCCTACATTGAATAATAAGGAAGGAGGGCTAAGTTGGATAACTCGAATGAAGATCGCGGCCGGGGCTGCTCGTGGGCTGGAGTATCTCCATTGCAAAGCAAATCCACCTGTTATCTATCGCGACTTGAAATCGGCGAATATCTTATTAGACAATGATTTCAACCCAAAACTCTCAGATTTTGGGCTCGCCAAGCTAGGGCCTGTTGGAGACAACACCCATGTTTCCACCAGAGTCATGGGAACGTACGGCTACTGCGCCCCCGAATATGCCATGAGTGGAAAATTAACTCTTAAATCCGATATTTACAGCTTTGGTGTTGTCTTGCTCGAGTTGATCACTGGTCGTAAGGCCATGGATTTCACTAGAAAACAAGGCAGCCAAAACTTAGTTTCATGG GCTCGTGCTTTCTTAAGTGACAGGAAAAAGTTTAGGCAAATGGTTGACCCTCGATTGCGGGGAAGCTATCCTGTGCGTTGCATGCATCATGCGATTTGTATAACCGCAATGTGTCTCCAGGACCAACCAATTTTCCGTCCACATGTTCGTGATATTGTTGCTGCACTAGATTACATAGTTTCTCAGAGTATTCTTGAACTCGATAAGCATGGAAGACTGTCTGACATCAACTCATCACAACAAGAACCACAACCGCAAATTGCCACAAGTTAA